One window of Deltaproteobacteria bacterium genomic DNA carries:
- a CDS encoding amino acid permease codes for MSEKTAAAAKEGEFRRELGLLDASAIVAGSMIGSGIFIVSADVARTVGSPGWLLVVWLLNAVLTLWGAIAYAELAAMMPRAGGQYVYLREAYSPLLGFLYGWTLFLVIQTGTMAAVAVGFAKYLGVLMPWVSAERALFQLGPVSFSTQRAVAIAVIVFLTWLNGLGVREGKRVQNLFTAAKVAALAALILLGLLVSRNQEAVAANTVHFWGEQTISLGFLMVLGGALVGPLFSSDAWNNVTFTASEMKNPRCTLPLSLIGGTALVMLLYMLTNLAYLCLLPLAGSATGTTVIERGMQYAAEDRVATAAASMIFGANAASIMAVAIMVSTFGCLNGLILSGPRLYYAMARDKLFFASTGLLNAAGVPAGGLWLQAAWASLLTLSGTYGNLLDYVVFSALLFYVLTVIGLFKLRRQQPEAERPYRAFGYPWLPGLYVLVASVIMFDLLFVKPAYTWPGLLIVLTGVPVYGFWKRRSSAM; via the coding sequence GTGAGCGAGAAGACGGCAGCGGCTGCGAAAGAAGGGGAGTTTCGTCGCGAGCTTGGGTTGCTTGATGCCAGTGCCATCGTCGCCGGCTCGATGATCGGCTCGGGGATTTTCATCGTCTCCGCCGATGTGGCGCGTACGGTTGGGTCGCCGGGCTGGCTCTTGGTTGTCTGGTTGCTTAACGCCGTCCTCACGCTCTGGGGCGCGATTGCCTACGCCGAGCTGGCGGCGATGATGCCGCGGGCCGGTGGCCAATATGTCTACTTGCGTGAAGCCTATTCCCCGCTGCTGGGCTTTTTGTACGGCTGGACCCTGTTCCTGGTGATTCAGACCGGGACGATGGCGGCAGTGGCGGTGGGGTTCGCTAAATATCTCGGCGTGCTCATGCCGTGGGTGTCGGCGGAGCGTGCGCTCTTTCAGCTCGGTCCCGTCTCTTTTTCCACCCAACGCGCCGTGGCGATTGCGGTGATCGTGTTCTTGACGTGGCTCAACGGCTTAGGCGTACGCGAAGGCAAACGGGTGCAGAATCTGTTCACCGCTGCGAAAGTGGCCGCGCTCGCGGCGCTGATTCTGTTGGGGTTGTTGGTCTCGCGCAATCAGGAGGCCGTGGCCGCGAACACCGTGCATTTCTGGGGCGAGCAAACGATCTCTCTCGGTTTCTTGATGGTGCTAGGTGGTGCGTTGGTGGGGCCGTTATTCTCTTCCGATGCTTGGAACAACGTGACCTTTACCGCCAGCGAAATGAAGAACCCGCGATGCACGTTGCCGCTCAGCCTCATCGGCGGTACGGCCCTGGTCATGCTGTTGTACATGTTGACGAACCTGGCCTACCTCTGTTTGTTGCCGCTGGCCGGGTCGGCAACCGGCACCACAGTTATCGAACGCGGGATGCAGTACGCGGCGGAAGATCGGGTGGCGACTGCCGCCGCGTCGATGATTTTTGGCGCGAACGCGGCCTCCATTATGGCGGTGGCGATTATGGTGAGCACGTTCGGCTGTCTGAACGGGTTGATCCTTTCCGGTCCGCGCTTGTACTACGCCATGGCGCGGGACAAGCTTTTCTTCGCGAGCACCGGTCTGTTGAATGCCGCCGGAGTGCCGGCGGGCGGCTTGTGGTTGCAGGCGGCCTGGGCCTCTTTGCTGACGCTGTCGGGAACCTACGGGAATCTCTTGGACTACGTGGTGTTCTCCGCGCTCTTATTTTACGTGCTGACTGTCATTGGGCTCTTCAAGTTGCGCCGCCAGCAACCCGAGGCGGAACGACCTTACCGTGCCTTCGGCTATCCGTGGCTGCCTGGCCTGTACGTGCTGGTGGCCTCCGTCATTATGTTCGACCTGCTGTTCGTGAAACCGGCGTACACATGGCCGGGCTTGTTGATCGTCCTCACCGGCGTTCCCGTCTATGGCTTCTGGAAACGTCGCTCCTCCGCGATGTAA
- the nrtS gene encoding nitrate/nitrite transporter NrtS, whose protein sequence is MRRFLYYWFLRETVRRAVTIACVVGPVLTVINQYDVLLRGEFSLHLFSKILLTFAVPYSVSSFSSARAYMDREAASAASARGDV, encoded by the coding sequence ATGCGCCGCTTTCTCTACTATTGGTTTCTACGCGAAACCGTTCGCCGGGCAGTGACAATTGCGTGCGTGGTAGGGCCGGTCCTGACCGTCATCAACCAGTATGACGTCCTCTTGCGCGGTGAGTTCTCTCTCCATTTGTTCTCCAAAATCCTGCTGACGTTTGCCGTGCCCTACAGTGTCTCGTCGTTTTCTTCTGCTCGCGCCTACATGGACCGCGAAGCAGCCTCCGCAGCCAGCGCCCGAGGAGACGTGTGA
- a CDS encoding BrnT family toxin, producing MAEREEIRLDCGWCAAGLARFVDDSARGEQRFVSIGMNTFGRVMVVVYTYEGEDTRLISVRHAEPKERRAYEKGV from the coding sequence CTGGCTGAACGTGAAGAGATACGTTTGGACTGCGGCTGGTGCGCGGCAGGGTTAGCCCGTTTCGTCGATGACTCGGCACGGGGCGAACAGCGGTTTGTCTCGATCGGTATGAACACTTTCGGTCGGGTGATGGTCGTCGTCTATACCTATGAGGGCGAAGACACCCGGTTGATCTCGGTGCGGCACGCAGAACCTAAAGAGAGACGAGCGTATGAAAAAGGAGTATGA
- a CDS encoding BrnA antitoxin family protein, which translates to MKKEYDFSKAKRGAVLPTTGKTRITLYLDNEVLEHFRTLSEKTGRGYQTLINETLSAAAGRTGQMLTPEAVRHIVREELALLG; encoded by the coding sequence ATGAAAAAGGAGTATGACTTTTCCAAAGCCAAGCGTGGCGCAGTGCTGCCCACGACCGGCAAAACCCGCATCACTCTGTACCTTGACAATGAGGTGCTGGAACATTTTCGCACTCTCTCCGAAAAGACAGGGCGCGGCTATCAGACGCTCATCAACGAGACGTTAAGTGCGGCTGCCGGACGGACGGGGCAGATGTTGACCCCCGAAGCCGTGCGACATATTGTCCGCGAGGAACTTGCCTTGCTGGGGTGA
- the rfbD gene encoding dTDP-4-dehydrorhamnose reductase has product MKILLTGAAGQLGKALQPLLTAHDVTALTRTQLDITDLEAVRAALQTYRPAVVINAAAYNAVDNAENDPLAAYRGNALGPRNLAVATAQLQIPLVHVSTDYVFDGTSTRPYHEYDRPNPQSVYGTSKLAGEEAVRCLNWRHYIVRTAWLYAVDGRNFPNAMLALAKERTEVRVVNDQFGSPTYVPHLARAIVSLLESDAYGIYHCAGQGGTSWYELTRALYRLLGLHTPVIPVSTAEFPRPARRPRYSVLTTLQDPQILLPPWEEGLAEFAQVLS; this is encoded by the coding sequence ATGAAAATCCTGCTCACCGGAGCCGCCGGGCAGCTCGGTAAAGCCCTGCAACCGTTGCTCACTGCCCATGACGTAACGGCTCTCACGCGCACGCAGTTGGATATTACCGACCTGGAGGCAGTGCGCGCCGCTCTCCAGACCTACCGACCGGCAGTGGTCATTAACGCTGCCGCCTACAATGCCGTCGACAATGCGGAAAACGATCCGCTGGCCGCCTATCGAGGCAATGCCCTCGGGCCGAGGAACTTGGCGGTCGCCACCGCTCAGCTTCAGATTCCGCTTGTGCATGTGTCCACCGATTATGTGTTCGATGGGACTAGCACGCGGCCGTATCACGAGTACGACCGCCCCAATCCGCAGTCCGTGTATGGTACGAGCAAGCTGGCCGGAGAGGAGGCGGTGCGCTGCTTGAATTGGCGGCATTATATTGTGCGCACCGCCTGGCTTTACGCCGTGGACGGGCGGAATTTCCCGAACGCGATGCTAGCGCTTGCCAAAGAGCGGACGGAAGTCCGCGTGGTCAACGACCAGTTTGGCTCTCCCACCTATGTGCCGCATTTGGCACGTGCGATTGTCTCTTTGTTAGAGTCAGACGCCTACGGCATTTATCATTGCGCCGGGCAGGGGGGAACAAGTTGGTACGAGTTGACGCGCGCCCTCTATCGTCTCCTCGGGCTCCACACCCCGGTTATTCCGGTGTCCACCGCCGAGTTCCCGCGTCCGGCGCGCCGCCCGCGTTACTCCGTGTTGACTACTCTGCAAGATCCGCAAATTCTCCTGCCACCGTGGGAAGAGGGGCTCGCCGAATTCGCCCAAGTGCTCTCGTAG
- a CDS encoding LLM class flavin-dependent oxidoreductase, with protein MKFNLFVLPTIPATFEERERLRPIGRNNDKYQQMLQEVRELAQMADEMGFDAMATTEHHFHSEGYEASVAPLLLYTDLAARTKRIKFASLGLVLPTWDPIRVAEEIAVLDHLTKGRFIAGFARGYQDRWTNVLGQHYHVTGAPMDGSEVDAHNRAVFEEVFKIVKMAWSQESIRFQSKYYEVPTPYEGIRRWPVAKNWTAKYGAPGEVDDDGTVQRICVIPKPYTQPHPPIWQPFSVSEKTIRWCATEGILPWILVSHPPSFRQLCEAYKDEAAKAGRVLELGQNVGAFRSVHLGNNYTEAYTLGAHSQGTGFIEYFSGFGFFEAYRFPGETGPVPHTFERMVEAKYSLVGTTDDIKRELDALRKNSNIEWFGWYFDQGMIPWDDAKRQLELFATKVMPEFKD; from the coding sequence ATGAAATTCAATCTGTTCGTGCTACCGACCATCCCCGCGACGTTCGAGGAACGCGAACGCCTGCGCCCGATCGGCCGCAATAACGACAAATATCAACAAATGCTGCAAGAAGTGCGCGAGCTAGCGCAGATGGCCGACGAGATGGGCTTCGATGCTATGGCGACCACGGAACATCATTTTCATTCTGAGGGCTACGAGGCGTCGGTCGCGCCGCTCCTGCTCTACACGGATCTGGCCGCGCGCACGAAACGCATCAAGTTCGCTTCTCTGGGGCTAGTGTTACCGACGTGGGACCCCATCCGCGTGGCGGAAGAGATCGCTGTGCTCGATCACTTGACCAAGGGGCGTTTCATTGCCGGATTCGCGCGTGGCTATCAAGACCGCTGGACGAACGTACTGGGCCAACACTATCATGTGACCGGCGCGCCCATGGACGGCTCGGAAGTCGATGCCCATAACCGGGCCGTGTTCGAGGAGGTCTTTAAGATCGTCAAAATGGCGTGGTCGCAAGAGTCGATCCGTTTTCAGAGCAAATACTACGAAGTGCCCACTCCCTACGAAGGCATCCGGCGCTGGCCGGTGGCGAAAAACTGGACGGCGAAATATGGCGCGCCCGGCGAGGTGGACGACGACGGTACCGTGCAGCGCATCTGCGTGATTCCCAAGCCCTACACTCAGCCGCACCCGCCGATCTGGCAGCCGTTCTCCGTCAGTGAAAAGACCATTCGCTGGTGCGCGACCGAGGGGATTCTGCCGTGGATTCTCGTGTCGCATCCGCCGTCGTTCCGCCAGTTATGCGAGGCCTATAAAGACGAAGCGGCGAAAGCCGGGCGGGTGTTAGAGCTGGGGCAAAACGTCGGCGCGTTCCGCTCCGTGCACCTGGGCAACAACTACACCGAAGCCTACACGTTAGGCGCGCACTCCCAGGGCACCGGCTTTATCGAGTACTTTTCCGGCTTCGGTTTCTTCGAGGCGTACCGTTTCCCGGGAGAGACCGGGCCAGTGCCGCACACCTTCGAGCGCATGGTCGAGGCCAAATACTCACTGGTCGGCACCACCGACGACATCAAACGTGAACTCGATGCGCTGCGGAAGAACAGCAACATCGAGTGGTTCGGCTGGTACTTTGACCAAGGGATGATCCCGTGGGACGACGCCAAACGACAATTGGAGCTGTTCGCCACCAAGGTCATGCCGGAGTTCAAGGATTAG
- a CDS encoding cytochrome P450 yields the protein MESTVTPDQLIARSTFANPYPVYRALRPQSPVHYISIPGGPSSEVKAPVWAWGLLRYEDVYSALRDHETFSSESPLAGQFGPKLVLIQDDPPRHTRFRRIVNKAFTLKRVEALTPWITGIAQELLDEIGEGETDLVEAYTIPLPVKIIARLLGIPGDDYVTFKRWSDAFLSTVAATREERMRDLQDMVGYFGQMAAARRSHGAEDLITALVEAEVDGEALQDWEILGFCILLLIAGNETTTNLIGNMLNVLADRPELWRQLREDRSLVEPVIEETLRYEGPVQRLFRTAARDVEVAGTKIAQGDRVTIFYGAANRDPDAFADPDTFRLDRDLRNHVAFGMGIHYCLGAPLARAEATLTLNAFLDRFPVLERGAAPAVRQMETPIVLGFSHLPLLLKTRRSL from the coding sequence GTGGAATCGACTGTCACTCCCGACCAACTCATTGCCCGCTCGACTTTTGCCAATCCCTATCCGGTCTATCGCGCCCTGCGTCCGCAGTCGCCCGTGCACTATATCAGCATTCCCGGCGGTCCTTCGTCCGAAGTGAAAGCGCCGGTATGGGCGTGGGGATTGCTCCGCTATGAAGATGTGTACAGTGCGTTGCGGGATCATGAGACCTTTTCGTCGGAGAGTCCGCTGGCTGGCCAGTTCGGTCCGAAACTGGTGTTGATTCAAGACGACCCGCCGCGACACACACGCTTCCGGCGGATCGTGAATAAAGCCTTCACCCTCAAACGGGTGGAGGCGTTGACGCCCTGGATTACCGGCATCGCCCAGGAGTTGTTGGATGAGATCGGCGAAGGCGAAACCGACCTCGTCGAAGCGTACACCATCCCGCTGCCCGTCAAAATCATCGCTCGACTGCTCGGCATTCCCGGGGACGACTACGTGACCTTCAAGCGCTGGTCCGACGCTTTTCTCTCGACCGTGGCAGCGACGCGGGAGGAACGGATGCGCGACCTGCAAGATATGGTCGGCTATTTCGGCCAGATGGCTGCCGCGCGGCGCTCCCACGGAGCCGAAGACCTGATTACTGCGCTAGTGGAAGCCGAGGTGGATGGGGAAGCGCTCCAGGATTGGGAGATCTTGGGCTTTTGTATCCTGCTGCTGATCGCTGGTAACGAGACTACCACCAACCTGATCGGCAACATGCTGAATGTTTTGGCGGACCGTCCGGAGTTGTGGCGGCAACTGCGCGAGGATCGCAGCCTCGTCGAACCCGTCATCGAGGAAACCCTGCGCTACGAAGGTCCGGTGCAGCGGCTGTTCCGTACCGCAGCCCGCGATGTCGAAGTTGCGGGCACGAAGATCGCTCAGGGGGACCGAGTGACGATTTTTTACGGCGCGGCCAACCGCGACCCGGATGCCTTTGCCGACCCGGATACGTTTCGTTTGGATCGTGACCTGCGCAATCATGTCGCCTTCGGCATGGGGATTCACTACTGCCTGGGTGCTCCGCTGGCACGAGCGGAAGCGACCCTGACCCTGAATGCCTTTCTCGACCGTTTCCCGGTCCTCGAACGAGGAGCGGCCCCGGCAGTGCGACAGATGGAGACTCCGATCGTCTTGGGATTCTCGCACTTGCCGCTTCTGTTGAAAACTCGTCGGTCCTTGTAG
- a CDS encoding ester cyclase produces MSAQINLALWNDHLTGEFGTKDVELALSTMVDDASVMHMPTRSGGKGKAELRPYYRDMFIPSIPAQWEHTVTNRVMTENTIVEEATARLVHSKQMDWFLPGVPPTGKMIEVELVIVIEFRDGKMATERIYWDQAAVLRQIGRL; encoded by the coding sequence ATGTCCGCGCAAATCAATCTCGCACTCTGGAACGATCATCTTACCGGCGAATTCGGCACCAAGGATGTCGAGCTGGCTTTATCGACTATGGTCGACGATGCCTCGGTGATGCACATGCCGACCCGGTCGGGAGGGAAGGGGAAGGCCGAGCTGCGGCCCTACTACCGCGATATGTTCATTCCTTCCATTCCCGCGCAGTGGGAGCACACAGTCACCAACCGGGTGATGACCGAGAACACTATCGTCGAGGAAGCGACCGCGCGTCTCGTGCATAGCAAGCAGATGGATTGGTTTCTACCCGGCGTGCCGCCGACCGGCAAAATGATCGAAGTCGAACTGGTCATCGTGATCGAGTTCCGCGATGGCAAGATGGCGACCGAGCGGATTTACTGGGATCAGGCCGCCGTGCTGCGGCAGATTGGCAGATTGTAA
- a CDS encoding DedA family protein: MDLLTDLLDLFLHLDTHLHTVIQTYGVWTYALLFFIIFCETGLVVTPILPGDSLLFAAGTFAASGTLELTWILGLLSVAAVLGDALNYTIGHFMGPKVFTRADSRFLKKEYLDRTHQFYEKYGGKTIIIARFVPIVRTFAPFVAGVGQMTYWRFASYNVIGGLLWIAACTVAGYLFGNIPVVKENFTLVIVAIIFISLLPGLVEYWRQRGSPA; encoded by the coding sequence GTGGATCTGCTCACAGATTTGCTCGACTTGTTTCTCCATCTCGACACGCATTTGCACACGGTCATCCAGACCTATGGTGTCTGGACCTACGCGCTGCTCTTTTTCATTATCTTCTGCGAAACCGGCCTGGTGGTCACGCCGATCCTCCCCGGCGATTCGCTGCTGTTCGCCGCCGGCACTTTTGCCGCCAGCGGGACCCTCGAGTTGACCTGGATTCTTGGTCTCTTGAGCGTGGCTGCGGTACTGGGAGACGCCCTGAATTACACCATCGGACACTTCATGGGGCCGAAAGTCTTTACCCGCGCGGACAGTCGCTTCCTCAAAAAGGAGTACCTCGACCGCACCCACCAGTTCTACGAAAAGTACGGCGGAAAAACGATTATCATCGCCCGCTTCGTCCCCATCGTACGCACCTTTGCCCCTTTCGTGGCCGGTGTCGGTCAGATGACCTACTGGCGCTTCGCCAGTTACAACGTGATTGGCGGCCTCTTGTGGATCGCCGCCTGTACAGTGGCAGGCTACCTCTTCGGCAACATTCCCGTCGTGAAGGAGAACTTCACCCTCGTCATTGTGGCAATCATCTTTATCTCGCTCTTGCCCGGATTAGTCGAATACTGGCGGCAGCGGGGCTCTCCGGCATGA
- a CDS encoding energy transducer TonB, giving the protein MFSAMRQDVEPELGCLRFPIEVFEVEQQMFLPIARPTFTAAVFSCVLHICALGLASVMMLTQSEHVSTPMKVVILQPAVPLPVGEKTAREVKAPEPVAPPSPPPAAKPVEKTKKPLPPPEPRVKKPPPPQVVKALPPPEPAPQPAALTLPATGRVAPDGSEQNSTASTNGTTSTASGERSGTQTAGGKNEAGRSSEAGGTSAQPDYSVNPKPPYPMLARRRGEQGTVLLRVRVRADGSVAEAEVKQSSGSTLLDDTALRTVRDSWRFTPARLNGMPMESWVEVPIRFVLGKA; this is encoded by the coding sequence ATGTTTTCCGCTATGCGACAGGACGTGGAGCCGGAGTTGGGGTGCCTTCGGTTTCCGATAGAGGTCTTCGAAGTCGAGCAGCAGATGTTCCTGCCCATTGCGCGCCCCACGTTCACCGCCGCCGTCTTCTCTTGCGTGCTGCATATTTGCGCACTCGGCTTGGCGAGTGTCATGATGCTGACGCAAAGCGAGCACGTTTCGACGCCAATGAAGGTAGTGATCCTTCAACCGGCAGTGCCGTTGCCGGTAGGAGAAAAGACGGCACGGGAGGTCAAAGCCCCGGAGCCGGTCGCGCCACCGAGCCCGCCGCCGGCTGCAAAGCCCGTAGAGAAGACGAAGAAGCCGCTGCCACCGCCGGAGCCTCGGGTCAAAAAACCGCCGCCGCCTCAAGTCGTGAAGGCACTGCCACCACCGGAACCTGCGCCTCAGCCAGCGGCACTTACTCTCCCAGCCACTGGCAGGGTTGCACCCGACGGAAGCGAACAAAACTCTACCGCGTCAACGAATGGCACCACGAGCACCGCGTCCGGAGAGAGATCAGGAACACAAACTGCCGGAGGGAAAAATGAAGCCGGGCGTAGCAGTGAGGCAGGAGGAACCTCAGCGCAGCCGGATTATAGCGTCAATCCGAAACCGCCCTACCCTATGCTGGCTCGACGCCGAGGCGAGCAGGGTACGGTCCTGCTCCGCGTCCGCGTCCGCGCCGACGGCAGCGTCGCCGAAGCCGAAGTCAAACAATCTTCCGGCTCGACGCTCCTAGATGACACCGCTTTGCGAACCGTGCGCGACTCGTGGCGGTTCACCCCAGCGCGTCTCAACGGCATGCCGATGGAAAGCTGGGTCGAGGTACCCATTCGGTTTGTTCTGGGAAAGGCGTGA
- a CDS encoding TIGR03560 family F420-dependent LLM class oxidoreductase, which produces MNHLSRRGFLHSVGAATIVATVAGRVAAAQETHAAPAAAGQVRFGVQIVPQHTTYADILQTMREADELGFDTGFLFDHFIPIMSDPTGPCFEGWTLLSAMAAQTKRIKVGLLVTGNTYRNPALVAKMAATVDHVSNGRVILGLGAAWFESEHTAYGIPFYTPGERAKRLGEAVEVIKLLLTQPKSSFNGKYYQLKDAPCEPKPVQKPHLPLLIGGVGPKRIQPLAARHADIWHFFPASDGDVKSMCEKFDTLCQQAGRDPAQVEKSMSLRAQHLAGSTEEVRGHVQSFVDAGVRHLIVSLSPPYDHALMRTFAKEVIPAFRKA; this is translated from the coding sequence ATGAATCATCTTTCTCGGCGAGGATTTCTGCACAGCGTCGGCGCGGCAACCATCGTCGCCACAGTCGCAGGGCGAGTGGCCGCCGCCCAGGAAACGCACGCGGCTCCGGCTGCCGCAGGCCAGGTGCGCTTCGGGGTGCAGATCGTGCCGCAACATACGACCTACGCCGACATCCTCCAAACCATGCGTGAAGCCGATGAGCTGGGCTTCGACACTGGTTTTCTTTTCGACCACTTCATCCCCATCATGTCCGACCCGACCGGTCCCTGCTTCGAAGGATGGACGTTGCTCTCGGCCATGGCCGCGCAAACGAAACGGATCAAGGTCGGACTCCTCGTTACCGGCAACACCTACCGCAACCCGGCGCTGGTCGCCAAAATGGCGGCGACAGTGGATCACGTCAGCAACGGGCGGGTCATCCTGGGTTTGGGAGCGGCCTGGTTCGAGTCAGAACATACGGCATATGGGATTCCCTTTTATACGCCCGGCGAACGGGCCAAGCGCCTTGGCGAAGCCGTCGAGGTGATCAAGCTGTTGCTGACTCAGCCCAAAAGCTCGTTCAACGGGAAATACTATCAACTCAAAGATGCGCCGTGCGAGCCGAAGCCGGTGCAGAAACCGCACCTCCCCCTGCTGATCGGCGGCGTCGGCCCCAAACGTATCCAACCGCTCGCCGCCCGACATGCCGATATCTGGCATTTCTTTCCCGCGAGCGACGGCGACGTGAAATCGATGTGCGAGAAGTTCGATACCCTCTGTCAGCAAGCGGGACGTGACCCGGCGCAGGTGGAAAAATCCATGTCGCTCCGCGCGCAACATCTTGCCGGCTCGACGGAAGAAGTGCGCGGTCACGTACAGTCCTTCGTCGATGCCGGGGTCCGTCATCTGATCGTGTCGCTTTCCCCGCCCTACGACCACGCGCTCATGCGCACGTTTGCCAAAGAAGTCATCCCCGCATTTCGCAAAGCATAG
- a CDS encoding glutathione S-transferase family protein: protein MGLLIDGVWSDEQPASGKADGHYLRPDSQFRNWVTADGSSGFPAEAGRYHLYIAINCPWAHRTWIFRILKRLTDVVSMSVVAPRSTPQGWMFDESRPQYRDTLLGKRYLHEVYTLAQPHYTGRVTVPVLWDKQRRTIVNNESPEILRMFNSAFNALTGDTTDYYPEPLRAEIDALNDLTYRTVNNGVYRAGFATTQEAYDEAVATVFATLDRLEARLATQRYLCGNQLTEADWRLFPTLVRFDAAYYGAFKCNLRRLVDYPNLWAYTRELYQLPGIAETVDLEVYKQGYYSPSPLRNPLGIVPKGPIIDFTTPHGRAAL from the coding sequence ATGGGACTACTGATCGACGGTGTATGGAGCGACGAACAGCCCGCCTCCGGGAAGGCGGATGGCCACTACCTTCGTCCGGACAGCCAATTCCGTAACTGGGTCACGGCTGACGGGTCTTCGGGGTTTCCTGCTGAAGCCGGGCGCTATCATCTCTATATCGCGATCAACTGCCCGTGGGCGCATCGCACCTGGATTTTTCGCATTCTGAAACGCCTCACCGACGTCGTGTCGATGTCGGTCGTGGCCCCGCGCTCGACTCCTCAAGGCTGGATGTTCGATGAAAGCAGACCCCAGTACCGCGATACTCTGCTGGGGAAACGATATCTGCACGAGGTCTATACCCTCGCGCAACCGCACTACACCGGTCGCGTGACCGTGCCGGTGCTGTGGGACAAACAGCGCCGGACCATCGTCAATAACGAATCCCCGGAGATCCTTCGCATGTTCAACAGCGCTTTCAACGCGCTCACCGGGGACACGACGGATTACTATCCCGAGCCGCTCCGTGCCGAGATTGATGCACTGAACGACCTGACCTATCGCACGGTGAACAACGGCGTCTACCGGGCGGGATTCGCCACCACACAGGAGGCCTACGACGAGGCGGTGGCGACGGTGTTCGCGACGCTGGACCGACTGGAAGCCCGCTTGGCCACGCAACGCTACCTCTGTGGCAACCAGCTCACCGAGGCGGATTGGCGGTTGTTTCCCACCTTGGTGCGGTTCGATGCGGCGTATTACGGTGCCTTCAAATGCAACCTGCGACGGCTCGTGGACTATCCCAACTTGTGGGCATACACGCGGGAGTTGTATCAACTGCCTGGGATTGCCGAGACGGTCGATCTCGAAGTCTACAAGCAAGGCTATTACTCGCCGAGTCCGCTGCGCAATCCTCTCGGGATCGTCCCGAAGGGACCGATCATCGACTTTACGACTCCTCATGGTCGGGCAGCATTGTGA
- a CDS encoding sulfite exporter TauE/SafE family protein, whose protein sequence is MIDLTLNQWIAVSAIVFGASVLRGLVGFGFAVATVSLLGVVLSPADAVLLSVLLQVCIGARECPTAMISCDWRSLRPLSIGALGMTPIGLLALHLLSPSAARALLAVISIAVLAVISRPSIATRFQAGVPPLAIGCIAGLLNGLAAMPGPPVVAYFVGHAVAPAVARASMIVFFAITSAFAALNAVLAGLIEARLIATAVSALPALLCGSLLGARLFALASARFYRTMALIVLAVSVAVAVWKSLADFGLS, encoded by the coding sequence TTGATCGATCTCACTCTCAACCAATGGATCGCGGTGTCGGCCATCGTTTTTGGGGCCTCGGTGCTGCGCGGGTTGGTCGGCTTCGGGTTCGCTGTCGCTACGGTGTCGTTGCTCGGCGTCGTCCTGTCTCCGGCTGACGCGGTTTTGCTGTCGGTGCTGCTTCAGGTCTGTATCGGCGCGCGGGAATGCCCGACTGCCATGATCTCGTGCGATTGGCGGTCGTTGCGACCACTGAGCATCGGTGCCTTGGGGATGACACCGATCGGCTTACTCGCTTTACATCTGCTGTCGCCATCTGCCGCTCGTGCCCTGCTTGCCGTTATTTCGATTGCAGTATTGGCGGTCATTTCCAGACCGAGCATTGCCACTCGTTTCCAGGCGGGCGTGCCGCCGCTGGCCATCGGCTGTATTGCCGGACTGTTGAACGGATTGGCGGCCATGCCTGGACCGCCGGTCGTCGCGTATTTCGTCGGCCATGCCGTAGCGCCGGCAGTCGCCCGCGCGTCGATGATTGTCTTCTTTGCCATCACTTCAGCTTTTGCCGCGCTCAACGCCGTGTTGGCCGGGTTGATCGAAGCACGCTTGATTGCTACAGCGGTGTCGGCGCTGCCGGCGTTGTTGTGCGGCTCCCTGCTCGGTGCGCGACTCTTTGCCTTGGCGTCTGCGCGCTTTTACCGCACCATGGCGTTGATCGTGCTCGCGGTCTCGGTGGCGGTCGCGGTGTGGAAAAGTCTTGCCGACTTTGGGCTGTCGTGA